TATATTTGACAATTATAGTTTTCTTATCTGTGCCTCTCACGTccgactttgtttacatttttttgcgTTTGCTTTTGCTATTTTTAACTTTAGCCTTTGGAGTttggtttctttttaattagtttaaattaattttatgaatgaaaaatattgataaacatTAAAAGTATTTGAAAGAATAACAATTTAAACTTAACAAAAGAGTACGTGAGGTTAAAGCAATTACACGTAGGATAACATCTACGTTTTGTAGAATAAATTAACAGGTAATTCTAACATACATTTTGTAATCCACtagatatatttatatgatACTATTAAAACGAAGGACCGTCGACCTTAGAACCAGCTTTAGCATGCTGCATTATGATGACGTTATACACTAATGAATGGAAAAATGCGTTCACGACTCAGTAACACAAAGCCCTTTGTTTGTATCTACTCGTAACGTAGTAACTTAAATCGACTGCAAAGCGATCTTCTTACAAAAATAATCGTAGGTAAAATTTGAACTTtaagtgaaataaaattattaaaggtgattttaatttcgtggattgataaaatttaaattaacaaagtGATTCGAGGCGTAAAACTGTTGGTTTCAGGTGCAATAATGAGTGACAACGTCTCAGCACAACATATTGATCTTGAAAACTGGATGAGAGATCTGCCAGAACCACTCAGGAATATTCCTCTCATATATTTAGCAATACCAGGTAAGTAAATAGTTGTTGTGTTTAAGACTacacaactgaagtaaaacttctttagctctgTTTTATGCTCAATGTCTGTTTGTCAAGCCCAATCACACATTTTGTAATACATTCAACAGATTACTATCCAAGGACAAGTGTACATaataaagttttactttaaaagagTTTGAAACTTCTACATTACTTAGTGGCTTTCTTTGTGTCTTGCACTGTCTCTGTTAGGAGGTAAATAATAAGGTTTCTATATTGTAAATTTCAGGCAGTCATGATTCAATGACATATGGCATAACAAGGAACAGTAGCCTAGCTCCTGATGCAGAGCCTGTACTAAAGAGACTGTACCCATTATTCCAAGGTACGATTTTACGGTGGACAATAACACAGGCAATTGATGCCTTACAGCAACTTCTCATTGGCATTAGGTACTTCATTCACTGTATAAATACAggctaaatgaaaaatatagatCACAATGagaaaaatcacaaaaaataaaagcaagAACTTTGTGGCTTATGAACTCaaatgataaaaacaaaaattaataaaatcactCACTCTATTATATCTATTCTTGTTCAtccatatttttcatttaatatgtaTCTCTATTAAGTTAATTGCAGTTTATTACTAATTTGATGTAGGAGTGTTATATAGAGATGATATCAGTAAATAAAGTACCAAACAATCAAACATGTATTTGAACAACTTCAAATATCTATCTAAGAGTAatctatctaaataaaaatggatAATTTGAAATGTATGTACGCCCATAACTTTCAAACCACCAAAATTAGATGATTCTtggttttatgtatttgttattgttagggCAAAGtttgtgtaatataaaattacaaattaaaaaaaaaagtctaagaACAACAACTTTTCTATACTCCCATAGAAACAAttcgtaataatacttaaaggtagggtagggtagcgttTATTTTGGGGAAGAGGTACCATAGGGgtatggtagaggtagggtaagggtagcgTAGTAGTAGCGTAGAACTAGGGTTGGGTAGGCGTAGGTGTAGGATAGGGAAGAAatgtacataagtcaaagcgatgCTTGACAGGGTCGGCTAGTAACTTATAACTactaagttaaaaattattaaaaaaaaaattacaatgaacaGACAAAACATgtatattaagtataatttattgtatatgtactatatctatactaatagcatatagagaaaaaaatttatagtttgcattgaatagactgAAACTATTGAAGTGTTTTGAAATATTCCTTCACAGTTGGGAAGCTTATCCCCAAATGCTATGGGCTATATTTATACGTAGTATTCCTATGggagcgggaaccacgcgggtgaaaccgcgcgactgCTTGTTCATTATACTTAGCTTGGTAtttcttttaaagaatatttgccatatcttttagaTATGACcattgaccaatattcccataccCCTCCAAtcagtcaggaaagactgtattagtagtaggtaggtactacaatagaccaacagggcggggatcgaaccaacacccctcagtgatgagtcctaTTGTTCTTACCATTGGGCTATTGAGCCTATTGTGGTGATTGCATATTTATATGAGAAGTAAGCATGACTCTGTAAAGCATGTTAGTTTCTGATTTGAAACCATATGTATGGTaatgttattacattttttGCTATATCTTcacattagtatttttttttactgtgaattgttttttttaggttttatattCATCAATTACTTCATTATAAGGATAAACAAATCTAATTACAAATCTTTATTAATTCTGTTAACCTTTGACTAAACCAGTAACCTGCTTGTTTCATTTGTAGGTTTTTATAGCTCCTGGTCTCATCTGTGTAGTGTCAATTCCTGtgagaatatagggataaaatataacctgtgacactaacaaataacatgactttctagtgttaaaagaattttcaacattggttcagtaaatccagagattaccccctacaataccatttttaatataaaacattatattattgcAGGTATCTTGACTTGAGGTTGGCAACTAAGACAGGCGCTGATCAGTTCTTTTTCACTCATGGCATGTATGCAGGTGAAATATCTCAACCACTGAACCAAGTAAAGGAGTTTGTCGAGCAGCATCCACATGAGGTCAGTTATACCATTCAAAAGTTCAATGATCAtgaaattttactgaaaatcttatttcatcattagccatatttttaaccgacttcaaaataggAGGAGTTTCAACTCgcgtatgttcttttttttaatgtttgtaactttaattttataaccaattttgaaaattattttttgtttgaaaaataacatcatatgtcCTACCGACTGATGTGATGATCagattaaaacatattattaattaattatttatagttaCCAAAATGTTTGGTGTGACGAATTAGTTGCATCACAGAGAGTTATGCCCAAGCTATAAGAGAATTTTGTGATGATTCAGAAACTAGAAGATCCGCGGAAGAACTGATTTCCTCAATATAGCGCAACAAGTCGCACGACTGAATATCGATGGGATAGTCGGCCGGACACGTATTTCGAAAAGCATTGAAGTGCATTGgagtcccaagatgctggactGGCGATTCTGTCGTCAGAAAGCCAATGTTAGGGCCGCCTTAGGACCTTTGTCTTTGAAAGTTCATCACCTGacaatgatcatgatgatggtTTTTGGTTGTCACCTtaatagaaattttaaaataaaaaaaaataaacatttatttcaaataggctcagtttataagcacttttggaatgccagttgactatttgtaaagattctaccaccagtgCGATATGCAAGTTCTGCTGAGAGCCGacaagaaacttaacagttgtttttttttttaaatgtgttgaTATTTCAAGGCAATTGTGAACAGCTGAAAAGATTGAAGGCCTTTTTCCAAAAGGACAATTACACAAATACTTCTGATTAAAGCCTctgttattatttgattttaggTAGTCATATTGGATTTCCAACATTTCTACGGGTTCACTCCAGATGACCATCAGAAACTCATCAGATATATTCTCAACTTGTTTGGTCCCAAACTAGTTCCGAGGCAGCCTGATTTAAATGATGTAACTCTAAATACTCTACATAGATTACAACAACAGGTAACTTTTATTCTAAcctttttacaagtttttatttaatttgtcctGTTATTAATAGACAATCGCTATTATTCCATTTGAAAAGAGACCTAAATTTCCACGTTAACAATTTCAGGCAACCAAAAGAAGTATCTTttgataattttgataattGTGACAACCCACGTTTGCATAGCTGTTTAAAATGGCAACATATAggtactaaatataataatataaaaaggtaaagttgtggtattgtaggggataatctggATCTACTAATAGGCTGTAGTAATTTTTAGGCTGTAGGGCGTGACAAAGAGTTCAGTCAGTTCGTCCGAcgcaaagattacagtgtattattggaaatagataggctactcgaacttttttcggaacgaatgtgatagcgccatctagtgactagatacggtatttttagtatagtaaaaagtaaaaaaagaataatgcatattttttgtaaaggagagacatttttgattttgtaatagttgaagaaactaattgagaaaaacaaaaaaaaaagacaaaaaggtTTCCTTTGTTACccccccgggctcgaactcaggattattatattgtatctttgttatgcaccactaggccaaatgactatgtggaaaatcgttgaaattaatgtacacttactgtttttctttaataatccctttgctttagaaatacaaacacattctttctattacgcgtcaaaattaaaaggataaataattctttttttcggttttttttccgtacttacacgggtttaatctctaaaaacattctagtacgtacacatctatgtaattgtatttactatcctggaatcttaaatcttggatgtagatggcgctgcttcataaagatttcacgttcttctaagttcccatggcatggtcCGACGCTCGGCTACCGAGCGCCGGTTACTACAGTATCTCTTagattgtttttaatttcaattggtGTTTAGCAGTTTTGCAGATATATAAATGTGTACAACATCCTGGGACACTGTTTGTCTAACGTAGTTGTATTGAATTAGTGCATAAAAGTGTTTAAAAGTAGCATTAAACATTAAATCTAGTGATCGACGTTTTGATTTACAAGTGGGTATTTGGATAACAAATTGTCGCATCGGTCACTTAACATAAAAGCACTGCTTTGAGGACAAACTGTTATTCTCGCCAGACTTTTATTTTTGTCGCTGTGATCAACAATATCCATGGCGTAGTGGTAACAATAGTGAGACATACTGAAGTGAACCAGAGATCAAACCGcgaatcataatttttttttttttttttttcctttttattcttttttttattttatttattttttcttttttttttttttgtgtatcgttaaaactttgtaatgaaaaatgtctGATCCGGTTATATGGGGTTGTTGTGACATCAATAATGCCAACACAGATGATGACTGTATTAAGTGTTACGAATGTTCTACTCACTATCATATACTCTGCCTTCAACCAACAAATAAAGCAGAAGCCACTTCACTAAGAAAAAGCAATCGTGATAAATGGAAATGTCCATTGTGTAGTGGGGTCAAAACTGGCAGAAACGACGATACTCCAGTTCGTTCAGAGGGCAACAAAATTACTATAAGTCGTTGTAAAAAACGCATTGCTTTGTCGTCTCCACAAGAACCGGTCGAATCTGCTATAACTGGCGATGAAGTAAGGGAAATTATTCGAGAGGAATTAAAGTCCTTGATGAGTGAGAACTTATCATTAATGAATAAATCCCTGTGCACTCTTTTAAGCAATGAGCTTAGGGATATCAAGAGTGAAATGCAGGCAATTAAAGACTCTGTGGGATTTTTAAGCGCTCAATACGAGGATGTTATGAAAGATTTTAAGGCAGCATCTGAGACTATTGCAGAAGTGAAACGTGAGAATATCAAATCTCAATCAAAAATTAAGGAGCTGACTCATCAATTAAACGTTCTGGAACAAAGCACCCGAGCCAGTAACATAGAAATACAATGTCTACCTGAAAAAAGAAACGAAAATCTTTTGGAAGTTGTTCAAAAGTTAAATGACGTGATTGGAATTGATGTTAAGGAGGAATACATTTTAAACTGCACTAGAATAGCTAAGAAGAACAGGGAAAGTCCGAGACCCAGATCTGTTATTGTCCAATTCAATTCACCTTTGACGCGCGACAAAGTTTTGGCTTCAAtagtacaatttaataaaatgaagaaAACTCCTGACAAACTAAATTCGTCTCATTTCGGCTTCTCTGGTGAACATAAGCCTATATATGTTATGGAACATTTATCATCTTTTAATAAGGAACTGCATGCTGCCACCCGCGTCCGAGCAAAAGAAAAGGGTTATTCATTCACATGGATTCGCAATGGGCGAATATTCGTCAGAAAGAATGTGAATTCGGAGTACAGACTGATTCGAGATTTCGAGTcgctaaataatattttatagtttagttttattttatattaagggTTTGAAATGTATTGGAACTTAAATTTACTAAATACGATTTCTTAAGTATTTATTACCAGAATGTACGCGGGCTGCGTACCAAGACAAACAGTTTTTATAGTAGTGTTATTAGTACTAATTTTGACATAATTGTTTTATCAGAAACTTGGCTCAAGGACTATATATTAAGCTCAGAACTTTTTGATGGTAGGTATACGGTCTATAGGCGCGATAGAAATGAATCTGCTAATCACAAAAAGGATGGAGGTGGAGTCCTGATAGCTgttaaaaattctattaaatCTAAGCGACTAAAACAATATGAAAGTAATAACGAAGATATTTGGGTTTCGGTGGAATTTCATAACAAGAAATCCAGTTATTGTTTCAATATCTGTGCAATATACTTACCACCTCCTTTTGATAGAAAAAAGTTAGAGCTTTTCTTCGACTCATTCAATAGTCTAAAGGATAGATTAGGAGGACTTAGTTGTATCATCGGCGATTTTAACATAAGCTTTATTGATTGGGATAATCaaaataatgcaataaaaaattgtaactcATTATCTGCGCAAGCATTAAATGATTTCCTATGTATTAATAACCTTCAGCAGCGCAACTCTGTGTTTAACGTAAAAGGAAAAATTCTCGATCTCGTCCTCTCTGATATATCTGACTGTAGTGTATTAAAGTCTCATAATGCTTTGTGTAATATCGATGATTACCACCCCCCTTTGGATATAAACATTGCCATTCACGATAAAAAAATGATGTCGAATAATTCTACTATAAATAAGTACAACTTCCGGAGAGCAAATTATGATCTTATTAACAACTTTTTGAAATCCGTAGATtggaatgatttatttaaacaatgtaaTGGTGTGGATGAAATGGtgattgaattaaataatattattactactaCCCTACATAAATTTGTACCcgtatataaaactaaaaataaacgttACCCTTTTTGGTATAGTCGTAGTgtcattaaaatgttaaatgaaaaaaataaagtcagaatgaaatttaaaatgtacaaaaatccAAGAGATGAAATAGAGTTTAACATACTTAGAGAACGTAgtgaatttgaaataaaaatctgTTATCAATTATATTTGGCCAATATGGAAAACCTTATTAGTAAGAATTCAGCCTATTTTTTCTCCTACATAAAAAGAAAGAGGGGCACTGACAGTTCGTATCCAGCTACAATGTGTTATGGGGACATTGTGTCATCTGATGGTTTGGAAATATGTAACATGTTCGCTACTTACTTCGAATCTGTATACAAGGATGAGCATCAATATGATACGATATCTAAAGACTGTTTAATAAGTAGAGAATATTTCATTTCAATGTATAAGCACTGCGATTCATTTTCGATCATATCGTTTACAGAAAATGATGTATTAAAGAAGTTATTAAGTATTAACAGTTCAAAAGGCACTGGGCCCGATATTGTTTCACCACATTTCATACTTAAATGTGCTCGGAATTTAGTAAAGCCGCTGACAATGATATACAACAAATCAATTTCAGATGGTGTCTTCCCTTTAACGTGGAAAATTGCAAAAGTAGTACCTATCTTTAAAAATGAGGATAACACCCACGTGTCCAACTATAGGCCGATTTCGTTGCTTTCCACATTTGCTAAAATCTTTGAAGCATTACTATGTCCGTATATTCAAGGTCATttccaaaaatatatgatcGAATGCCAGCATGGTTTTGTTAAATCAAGGGGCACCAGCACTAATCTAGCAACATTTGTTGAGACTCTCTCTGAAGCtattgacaaaaataaacaGGTAGATGCAATATATATGGATTTGAGTAAAGCGTTTGATTCAGTTTCACAtaacatattaatttacaaattaagcGCTTATGGTATATCTGGGCCACTTTTGGAATGGTTCAAGTCATATCTAGCCGAACGTTCTTTTTTTGTGGTTGCAGGAGGATATAATTCCATTCTGAAAACAATAAGATCTGGTGTTCCCCAGGGATCTCATTTAGGCcccattttatttaatgtatttattaatgacgtcattaacTGTTTTGTCAATTCAACGCCTTTTATGTACGCAGACGACTTAAAGATAATTAGAATAATTAACAATGTTGAAGATGCTAATTGTCTTCAACGCGATATAGATAAATTGATACAATGGTGCACTGAAAACAGTCTTagtttaaacattaaaaaatgtacTCACATTAAATTCTCTCGAAAACGTACTCTAGTACCCACAACTTACTTCATAGAAAATAATTGTCTAAATGAAGTACACATGGTTAAGGATCTAGGAGTAATTGTAGACCGTACTTTAACCTTTGTACCTCACATCGATAGTATTATTAGTAAGGCATCTAAAATGTTAGGATTCATTATAAGGAATGGCAAGGAATTTACAAGGACCAGCACAAAAATGTTACTGTACAAATCTTTAGTTCTAAGTATTATGGAGTATGGTAGTATAGCTTGGAGACCTCATTATGCTACTCATATTCTTAGGATTGAACGAGTTCAAAAGCGCTTCCTGTGGCATCTCACCTTTGTGACTGGGAGGGGCAAATGTTTAAAGAGTTACAGTGAgagattaaattttttcaatatagATTCCCTAGAAACTCGTAGAAACAAACTTGACCTAACATTCTTATTTAGAATCTTCAATAATAAAGTCGATTGCCCCTCACTTcttcaaagttttaattttaaagttcctaTAAGATGCCCGAGAATATCGAGAAGGAAAGACTTCCTACTTCTTGGTCCCCGCCGATCAACAGTTATGGGTGCAAACTCGCCAATCTCaagaatatcaaaattatacaataagttTTATATGTTGGACATTCATAATGGGTCCCTAGCCAATTTCAAAAAGGAAATGCGTATAGctattaatctattttaatcatattacattataatttatattttattttttttgttcatttaaatgtactcgtattttaatgcatgcggttttttttttcttttaaatttgtatttatattcttttacctatgtatagctgtaaaactgtttaactttaactttaattagtattattaatataaagataatcttattatttagagcatgtagtgttaacctataagtggccaaacattttgccttgttacctatgttattagaatattatatagcttgtaagaaatgtaaggttgttggttaaccaaataaattaaaaaaaaaaaaaaaaaaaaaaaaaaaaaagaaatggacCTACATAAACACACACATATACAAACACTCGGAAAACACTACGCTTCTTACGCAGTCGATTAAAAACAGATGAAAATTGCCTATTCTTATCAATTCCAGGTGGTTGTTGTGTACCGACATTCTTCTGTTCTTTCAACTGGGGAGCTCTGGTTGCCGCAGATGCTGCCATCTCCTTGGCCTCAGCAGGACACCATCCGGGGTCTGTTGACGTTCCTCAGAAACGTCAAACGTAACCCCAACATGGGTTTCGTGCATCAAG
This window of the Bicyclus anynana chromosome 19, ilBicAnyn1.1, whole genome shotgun sequence genome carries:
- the LOC112045327 gene encoding PI-PLC X domain-containing protein 3 isoform X2: MSDNVSAQHIDLENWMRDLPEPLRNIPLIYLAIPGSHDSMTYGITRNSSLAPDAEPVLKRLYPLFQGTILRWTITQAIDALQQLLIGIRYLDLRLATKTGADQFFFTHGMYAGEISQPLNQVKEFVEQHPHEVVILDFQHFYGFTPDDHQKLIRYILNLFGPKLVPRQPDLNDVTLNTLHRLQQQVVVVYRHSSVLSTGELWLPQMLPSPWPQQDTIRGLLTFLRNVKRNPNMGFVHQAVLTPTPGFIIFRWISSLRQRCAKPVKNEIYPRLSEFSPGRPVDRDGPTPVNVIIADFIEMDDAVFPKSVIQLNMKLLGNLNPITNNYG
- the LOC112045327 gene encoding PI-PLC X domain-containing protein 3 isoform X1; amino-acid sequence: MKIQIIFIFIIGAIMSDNVSAQHIDLENWMRDLPEPLRNIPLIYLAIPGSHDSMTYGITRNSSLAPDAEPVLKRLYPLFQGTILRWTITQAIDALQQLLIGIRYLDLRLATKTGADQFFFTHGMYAGEISQPLNQVKEFVEQHPHEVVILDFQHFYGFTPDDHQKLIRYILNLFGPKLVPRQPDLNDVTLNTLHRLQQQVVVVYRHSSVLSTGELWLPQMLPSPWPQQDTIRGLLTFLRNVKRNPNMGFVHQAVLTPTPGFIIFRWISSLRQRCAKPVKNEIYPRLSEFSPGRPVDRDGPTPVNVIIADFIEMDDAVFPKSVIQLNMKLLGNLNPITNNYG